Proteins encoded in a region of the Zea mays cultivar B73 chromosome 2, Zm-B73-REFERENCE-NAM-5.0, whole genome shotgun sequence genome:
- the LOC100382208 gene encoding uncharacterized protein LOC100382208 gives MSCLPSLPTSIDPVQSVSMADTEASGTVVHPSRSRRRRSSILHGATVAILFFVIIFAYLYLYLYLYLVLHRSVRYGIASLAIEIVAYLAVACLYICNSVRQEKLISAGFLLLLLLVFLLSSIGVRTSRFRIDFVFGANIVAVSSYCVWKFNYTSSMSKVRRTISHVAIVTILLSVVIFDYVCRFYPISYYPDSYSLPDYYRDGAIRLLIQLVAYAAIGCLYICNSSTRKMKVVSAAFLVLVLAVSLLSSINNDNDRFGYIFVANIVTISLYCIWKHYLAILVTLAWLQRWLSEEEEAAAAAMAPSKRLARGEDEEAGLLKPLDLDLVESGPRQFSYSELAAATKNFSDDRRLGSGGFGSVYRGILTTDGRNRCVAVKRVSKTARQGWKEFVSEVVIISRLRHRNLVQLIGWCQGSGNKLLLVYELMPNGSLDDHLHRPDSVLMWPVRYGIALGVGAALLYLHDDAEQRVVHRDVKPSNVMLDASFNAKLGDFGLARLIDDGRRSHTTGVAGTFGYMDPESMLAGKASVESDVYSFGVFLLEITCGRRPAVLVREEDYVHLVQWVWDSYGGGSILDAADPWLGNNFNSQEMACAMLVGLWCAHPDRSLRPTIRQAVNVLRFEAPPPRLPAKMPVATFGPPAAHASGSTTSSAEALMTWGSSLPTMAMAASSLDIEHSSTKTS, from the coding sequence ATGTCATGTCTTCCTTCACTTCCAACCTCCATAGATCCAGTTCAGAGCGTGAGCATGGCAGACACAGAAGCCTCCGGTACTGTCGTCCATCCTTCCCGTTCCCGCCGTCGACGCTCCTCCATCTTACACGGTGCAACCGTAGCTATCCTCTTCTTTGTCATCATATTTGCCTACCTTTATCTTTATCTGTATCTTTATCTTGTGCTTCATCGCTCCGTTAGGTATGGTATTGCATCGCTAGCCATTGAGATAGTAGCCTACCTTGCCGTCGCCTGCCTGTACATCTGCAACTCGGTTCGGCAGGAGAAGCTCATCTCCGCTGGCTTTCTTCTACTTCTCCTGCTCGTCTTCCTCCTCTCATCTATTGGAGTTCGCACCTCCAGGTTTCGCATCGACTTCGTTTTCGGGGCCAATATTGTGGCTGTATCCTCCTACTGCGTCTGGAAGTTTAACTATACTTCTTCGATGAGCAAAGTGAGAAGAACCATCTCACATGTTGCAATCGTAACTATCCTATTATCTGTGGTCATATTTGACTATGTTTGTCGTTTCTACCCTATAAGCTATTATCCAGATTCGTATTCTCTTCCTGATTACTACAGAGACGGTGCAATACGGCTACTCATTCAGTTGGTAGCCTACGCCGCCATCGGCTGCCTATACATCTGCAACTCCTCCACTAGGAAGATGAAAGTCGTCTCTGCTGCTTTTCTTGTGCTTGTTCTGGCTGTCTCCCTTCTCTCCTCGATTAACAACGACAATGATCGTTTCGGATACATCTTCGTGGCAAATATCGTGACTATATCCTTGTATTGCATCTGGAAGCATTACCTTGCGATACTGGTGACACTGGCTTGGCTCCAACGATGGCTTTCTGAAGAAGAAGAAGCAGCAGCTGCCGCCATGGCCCCAAGCAAACGACTGGCACGGGGAGAGGATGAAGAAGCAGGGCTTCTCAAACCCTTGGACCTTGACCTAGTGGAATCCGGCCCACGGCAGTTCTCTTACAGTGAGCTCGCCGCCGCCACCAAGAACTTCTCTGACGACCGGAGACTCGGCAGCGGAGGCTTTGGATCCGTGTACCGCGGGATCTTGACAACCGACGGCAGGAACCGCTGCGTGGCCGTCAAGCGGGTGTCCAAGACCGCGCGGCAAGGCTGGAAGGAGTTCGTCTCcgaggtggtgatcatcagccggCTGCGGCACCGCAACCTGGTGCAGCTAATCGGCTGGTGCCAGGGCAGCGGCAACAAGCTCCTCCTCGTCTACGAGCTGATGCCCAACGGCAGCCTCGACGACCACCTCCACAGGCCGGACAGCGTGCTGATGTGGCCGGTCAGGTACGGCATCGCGCTCGGCGTCGGCGCCGCGCTGCTGTACCTGCACGACGACGCCGAGCAGCGCGTGGTGCACCGAGACGTGAAGCCCAGCAACGTGATGCTGGACGCGTCGTTCAACGCCAAGCTCGGCGACTTCGGCCTAGCGCGCCTCATCGACGACGGCCGCCGCTCGCACACCACGGGCGTCGCCGGCACGTTCGGGTACATGGACCCGGAGTCCATGCTCGCCGGGAAGGCCAGCGTCGAGTCGGACGTGTACAGCTTCGGCGTCTTCCTCCTAGAGATCACGTGTGGGCGTCGGCCGGCGGTGCTCGTGAGAGAGGAGGACTACGTCCACCTGGTGCAGTGGGTCTGGGACTCGTACGGTGGCGGAAGCATCCTCGACGCGGCCGACCCGTGGCTCGGCAACAACTTCAACAGCCAGGAGATGGCGTGCGCGATGCTCGTCGGCCTCTGGTGCGCGCACCCAGACCGCAGCCTGCGTCCCACGATCCGGCAGGCCGTCAATGTGCTGCGGTTCGAGGCGCCGCCGCCGAGACTGCCCGCCAAGATGCCGGTTGCGACGTTTGGGCCACCGGCGGCTCATGCTTCCGGCTCAACAACGTCGTCTGCAGAAGCACTGATGACCTGGGGCAGTAGCCTGCCAACCATGGCAATGGCAGCGTCATCACTCGACATCGAGCATTCCAGCACGAAAACATCTTGA